In Parageobacillus sp. KH3-4, the genomic window GAAGAAACTGCGCGCCATATATTTTTCCCACAGCCCCATTGAGCCGCTTGTATCCATCATCGCAAGAACAACAGCTTTCGATTCTGGTTTTACCACTTCGTTCCACGTTCTAAATTTTAAGTCTTCACGATAAATCGGATAAAAACTTGGATTGCCATTCATCGCATTTCTTTTAAATGCCGCGAGCATCGTTCGTTTTTTGTCAATATTCCCCATCAGACCAGTACGGCGAATGTCGTTAAATTCGATATGTTGCGCCACGTTTTGGTCCGCTTCTTTCCGCTGCAAATTTGGCAGCTCCAATTGGCTGAATAACGCTTCTTCTAGTTCCATTAGCGATACTTCCGCTTCGTAATAATCTTGCCCAGGCAAGTCTCCCGCTCCTTGCCCTTTTCCAGGACCTTGTCCCTCCTCTGCTCCATCCCTTGCGACAATATCGCCGATTTGGCTTTCTCCGCTTCCTTGACCAACATGTTTGTTTTTCTCGTAATTATAACGGATTTTATATTCATCCAGCGAACGAATCGGAATTTTAATGACATCACGCCCGTTTGACATAATGATGCTTTCTTCTGTAATTAAATCCGGCAAATTGTTTTTAATCGCTTCCTTTACTTTTTCTTGATGGCGTTTTTGGTCATCGTGTCCTTTCCGATGGAGGGACCAGTCTTCTTTCGATACAACAAAGTTTCCTTTCATATTCCCCCTCCTCATCAAATGTTTTCACATTTTTCCACTTTGAGCATATACTTATGTTGGCGCCATAAAAACGTAATGAATCAATGACAGTTTGTTTACTCTATCCTATGCAAAAAAGCGAAATAATTGACAAATTATTACGAAAATGAATATGCAAATTTTTGTTGGACAAGCGATCAATCAGCTTCAACCGTGATCATGTCTTAGTGTGCAAAAATTCCCTCTCTGTCCCATCCGCGTCGGATTCCCCAGTAAACAAAATGATGTTTAGACAATTCCCACGATCCCATCCCGACAGTCAAAGATCGCATCCTAGTCATTGTATATAATTTTTCTCTCCGTTCAGTAAACATGGACCACTGGAAAACAAAACTGCGTTTTCTTTTTACACAACAAAGTTTTTTCGTTCGCAGCAACTAAACGCTTCCCCGCTAATCGAGCAAAAAAGCATGCCCAGCATCAGGCATGCTATCGATTTAATAAACTGCCGACATAGCGAAGCAGTTCGTTTGCTGACGTAGAATTATAGCCATATTCATCGATCAAACGCGCCACAACTTCATTAATTTTCTTTAACTGTTGCTCATCCGGAGTTTTGGTGGAAGTGGTTATTTTTACAATATCTTTTAAATCAGCAAATAATTTCTTCTGAATCGCCTCTCGCAACCGTTCATGCGAATTGTAATCAAACTTTTGTCCTTTCCGCGCATAGGCAGAAATGCGAATCAAAATTTCTTCGCGAAACGCCTTCTTCGCGTTTTCCGAAATGCCGATTTGCTCTTCGATCGAGCGCATGAGTTTTTCGTCTGGATTCATTTCCTCCCCTGTCAGCGGATCGCGCAGTTTTGTTTTATTGCAGTACGCCTCCACATTATCCAAATAATTATCCATCAATGTTTTCGCCGATTCCTCATATGAGTAAACGAACGCCTTTTGCACTTCTTGCTTGGCGATTTCGTCGTATTCTTTGCGAACAAGCGAAATAAAATTTAAATATCTCTCTTTATCTTCTTTCGAAATGGACGGATGCTGGTCAAGCCCCTCTTTTAAGGATCGCAATACGTCTAATGCGTTAATCGACGGAACTTCTTTGCGGATAATGCATGAGGAAATGCGGTTAATGACATAGCGGGGATCGATTCCGCTCATTCCTTCATCTGGATGTTCCTTTCTCAATTCCTCGACATCTACTTCATTAAATCCTTCGACCATTTCGCCGTCGTAAAGGCGCATTTTCTTAATTAAATCGACGTCCGGCCGTTTCGATTCTTTCAATCTCGTTAAAATCGTAAACATTGCGGCGATTCGCAGCGTATGCGGAGCAATATGGACATCAGCGACATCGCTTTCGCGAATCATCTTTTCATAAATTCGCTCTTCTTCTGACACGCGCAAATTGTACGGAATCGGCATGACGATGATCCGCGAATGAAGCGCTTCATTCTTTTTGTTCGCGATAAAAGAACGATATTCCGTTTCGTTCGTATGGGCGATAATTAACTCATCAGCGCTAATAAGCGCAAACCGCCCCGCTTTGAAATTTCCTTCTTGCGTCAAAGAAAGCAGATGCCAGAGAAACTTTTCATCGCATTTGAGCATTTCTTGAAATTCCATAATTCCGCGATTCGCTTTGTTTAACTCACCATCAAATCGATAGGCGCGCGGGTCTGATTCTGAACCGTACTGAGCGATAGTTGAAAAATCAATGCTTCCTGTAAGATCGGCAATATCCTGCGATTTTGGGTCCGACGGGCTGAACGTCCCGATGCCGACTCGTTTATTTTCCGAGAAGAAAATTCTCTCGACCATGACATCTTCAATACGCCCACCATATTCCTTTTCCAATCTCATCATGTTTAACGGCGAAAGGTCCCCTTCAATGCGGATCCCGTATTCTTTATAAAAGTCATCGCGCAAGTGATGGGGAATTAAATGGAGGGGGTCTGCGTGCATACGGCAAGTAAACTATAACATTACCAATCTGGCTAAAGAACCGGCAAGCTGCAGTATTCCTATCTGTAATACTTCTTTCAGACTGTTATTTACTTAATAATTATTACATGTTCACCTTTAACTCAAGTTGAGTTTCCTAAATCATACCATCCGTCTTTTTCTGCATACACTTTATAACTTTCACCGCCATAAGCTTTACCTTTATAGCTTCCGTCTGTGGCATTATATACGTTTACACCTATATCACAACTAATATAAAAATTTGCCCAACAGACGCTTGTCGCCAAAGCCGACAATCTGAAGTTTCGCTTGTCGAGGAAAACCTTATCGTCCTGATGAACAACTTCTGAACATGCGGAACAATAAACCAATAATCGCTACACATCTGGATACACGGAACATATAGGCGGTCTTGAAAAGAAGAGAAGAAAAGAATGGAAGAGCTTATGGAACGAATTGCTTTGAAGATTAAATTCCTTTCTAATGAGAAGTGCTTTTTGCTCTTATTAATTGTTTGTACTTCCGTCGTCGACCTCTAATTGTGCAAAAACCCCTAGGAATCGACGGCACTACTTTTTTCTCCTTCTTCCCTACAACTATAAGCATCCCACATATTGACGCAGTTTTCTAAATGGCGTATAACTAGGTGCAGCCATTTCAGGAAAAACGTTGATACATCAACACGTTTTGGGATTGGTATCTTACCTATAAGGAATTGAAATCAGAAACTCTTGTAGCTATTTCTGGTTTACTTATAATGTTGGTATCTTACCTATAAAGAGTTGAAACAATCAAAAAGCATATCTTGATACATCTTTCGTGTAACGTTGATATCTTTAACATGAAAAAGAAGCTGCAAAGTTAGTTCGCGAATGCGGCGTTTGTATCGTACCCATGAGGACTCTGAAACTCTCTACGCCGCCTTTCTCATCGTTAGTTTTATAAAAATAGCATTAAAACGGCATCCATTTTGGATGCCGCAGACTGTAGACAAAAACGCCAAAAAAGAGCATCCGCCTAAGGAAGCAGATGCTTTTTCAATAAAAAAGGGAATACGTTATAATATTTTCCTATTTTTTCAGATAGAATTGGATTTTCATAGAAAATAGAAAAAAATTTAGAACCTCATTTATGAATAGAGACACGTGTTCCAATAGGAACCATTGATGACAATTCCATAACATCACGGTTATACATTCTAATGCATCCATGTGACACATTCTTACCGATAGAAGAAGGGTTGTTTGTTCCATGTATTCCATAATGAGGCTTTGACAACCCCATCCACAATACTCCGAAAGCACCTCCGGGGTTGCGTTGTTTATTGATAATTGTATATACTCCTGAAGGTGTTGGGGTTAACATTTTGCCAACAGCAATGGGATACACTTTTATTAACTTATTACCATCATAAAGTTTTAATTGATGTTTGCTTGTGGATATGTCGATCCAGCGTGCCATAAGACCATCTCCAGATAAAACAATTTAATCTTTTGTATTATTGTATGGAGTTTTTGGATTTTTGCCATTAAATTGTTTTAATTACGAATCAGATTATTTATCCGATTCACCCAAATATATTCTCATTTTGGCGAGCAATATTTATAAATTGATGGAGTGCTTAACTGTGTTGAACTGCGAAGACCCAATTCTTTAGTAAGTACGTCGCAACTTTCCTCTCCATTTTTATACCTTTCTACAGCCATTCTTTTAAATTCTTTTGTACAGTGTTGAATGTTTGTCCTTTTAGCCAAATGAAAATCCCCTCCAAGTACAGTGTAACACCCACACAATTGGTGCGGGCTTTTTACACTGTCTACTTAAAGAGGATATATCAATAAGAAGAGCTCTTTTTTAAGCTCTGTTATCACTGTCGATTTTCGATCAAAAGAAAAACCGCCCATAATAAAATGACAAGAGCGGTTAATTGAACTATCGAATCCGTTAGCCACCCATGCTGCATTTCGCGCACTACAGATTTAGGAAGAATTTCTGTTCTTCCACGGGAGTTGAACAAGTTCATAATTAAATTAACCTCTTCACAAATAAAACTCTATCTTGATTTGGTCCATCATAATCAGCATATACAGAAGCTCCGTCCATTTCTTTATCTCCATTTTTTTCGATTTCAAATTGTTTTTGGCAATTAAAAAATGCATGAAATGGCAAATAAGAATATTCAATGATCTGTATAAAATTTCATACCTGTTGTCGCTTGACATGGAGCCTCTGCGGGCATGCTTTCTGGCAAAGGGGGCAAGCCACAGGACTTTGCAAGGCATATAAGCCTATCATACCCGCCACTCCATGTAAAGCGGTGAATATGCAATAAATTATGCATATCCTTAATTGCCAAACACTACAATTCTTAATTGCCACTAACATTCAAATCCCATTTTTTTATGAATTGCAATGGAAACTTTGTTCACTGGTAAAGTTACACAACGGACGATATTCCGACCATTCTTTTTCACAATATGAAAAAATTCATTGTAAAGTTGTTTTCCAATCCCCTGTTTCCTGTAATCTGGATGAACCCTAACAAAGTGTATATATGGTCTCCCGGATGTTTGGGATAGAAAACCTATCAAAAATCCAGCGATTTTTCCATCTTTTTCGGCAATGAAACTTGTATTTTTAAAATGGTCAAATAATAAAGATGTTGAAATAAATTATTCTTCCATGGGAGTATAAGAGGCCTTTTTTCTTTTAAACAATTCACTGAAAAAACAGATATTTCAGGGGCATTTTCTGGAATGGACTTTCATCCATGATTGGGAGTCGTCGCTGTGGAAATTTGTAGTAGCACTTCTGATGTGTAACGGTGTTTATGTTGATATAACACTATGTACCTATACACACTCCAATATGCTTTATCGAACTTACTAATCAGCTTATGTATAATACCTTTTCATCGTACATTGGGTCCACCTTTAAGCATCAGGAAAATAACAACCAATGTATCAGCAATGTTTTAGCATGCTACGATTAAATATCTAAGAATCCCCAATTAAATACCATTATTTTACAAAATTATATTATATTAAAATAAATGTCGAGATTTTTGAGAAAAAATTTTTCATTCCTCCCCCTTCCTCAACGTAAAATTAATACCGCAATTCCATTTAAAGGGGGAATATTTCCATGAAGTTTAAAGCGATTGTTAGTTTATCCCTCGCTGTTTCCATGTCACTTTTTCCATTCCTTGTGGAAGCAGCCTCTAATGATGGGGTAGAATCTCCAAAAACCGTTTCCGAAATTAACGTGTCTCATGAAAAAGGAGCATATGTCCAGGGAGAAGTCATTGTCCAATTCAAAGAACAAGTAAATGCTGAAGAAAAGGCAAAGGCATTAAAAGAAGTTGGGGCAACGGCGGTTCCAGATAATGATCGAGTTAAATCTAAATTTAATGTACTAAAAGTAGGAAATGTGGAAGCTGTTGTGAAAGCATTAAATAATAACCCGTTAGTAGAATACGCAGAGCCAAACTATTTATTTAATGCAGCTTGGACTCCAAATGATACGTACTATCAGGGTTATCAATATGGTCCACAAAATACGTATACCGACTATGCTTGGGATGTTACAAAAGGCAGTAGCGGTCAAGAGATTGCTGTTATTGATACAGGTGTAGATTATACACATCCTGATTTAGATGGAAAAGTCATCAAAGGATATGATTTCGTAGATAATGATTACGACCCAATGGATTTGAATAATCATGGTACGCACGTAGCTGGAATAGCAGCTGCGGAAACAAACAATGCTACAGGTATTGCCGGCATGGCCCCAAACACAAGAATTTTGGCTGTGCGCGCTTTAGATCGAAATGGCAGTGGTACTCTAAGTGATATTGCCGATGCGATCATTTATGCTGCTGATTCAGGCGCTGAAGTCATTAACCTGTCACTTGGTTGTGATTGTCATACAACCACATTGGAGAATGCTGTAAACTATGCATGGAATAAGGGTTCTGTAGTAGTTGCCGCAGCCGGAAATAATGGATCCTCTACAACATTTGAACCGGCTTCTTATGAAAATGTAATTGCAGTTGGCGCAGTAGATCAATATGATCGGTTAGCATCATTCTCGAACTATGGAACATGGGTAGATGTCGTAGCTCCAGGTGTAGACATTGTCTCAACTATTACTGGTAACCGATATGCCTATATGTCGGGCACTTCCATGGCATCCCCTCATGTAGCCGGTCTTGCAGCCTTACTAGCGAGTCAAGGACGGAATAACATAGAAATTCGTCAAGCCATCGAGCAAACAGCAGACAAAATCTCCGGAACTGGAACATACTTCAAATATGGAAGAATCAATTCTTATAATGCTGTAACATATTAAATAGATTTAAATAACGACACCGTGCCAACGCCAAGGGCACGGTGTCTTAATTCAAGCTTTTTGGAAAATCACGACATACAAATTATGTAAGAAAGCTTATTCTCCCATAGGAATTGAAGAGGAAAACCAATATTATTCTTTTATCTCAGCAAAAATAAAAAAACTGCCAAATGGCAGACTCTAACTAACTATTTTTTGCTTCCTTCTTTCTGCTGCAGGATGAATCGATAAAATGCTACTCAATTTAAAGATTCTCCGTTGTTTTCTTAAGGCGCAAAAGGCTTTGATATGTGCATCTCCTACAGCCTCTAGGATAAATACCCCTTTAAACTCCATTTGCCACAATCGCTTAGATAAATTATTTTAGTCGGTTTTTGGCTCTCTAAAGCGTTCAGAAGCAATCCTATTATAGTTATTTCCCCTTTTATTTACATTATAAAAGAATTTATGTCCGCTTTTACAATAAAAACAGGAACAAATGTATGTTTTTATTTTTATTTATATATAAAAAATCTCCTTCTAAATGACAGGGGAATAATAAAAGCTGGGGTGCGTTTATAATCTCCCAGCTTTTAAATTACCTTCATTCATAAGGTCGGTATTTTTTTCGTGCTTTTCGTAACTCCGCTTGTAGCCGTTCAATGTCTGTTCGTAAAAATAAACTTTCACTTTTTAAGCGTTTTATTGGCTTTAGCTTTTCTGCACTCACCAGTGCATGAAGCCGCTGTCGTGTAACATTTAAAATTTCTTTCACCTCCGAAGTGGTGAGGACCTCATTTCGAATGAAGTCCTCAACTTCTTGCCGGGAATTAAGATGGTATTGCACTTTTTCACCTCCTGCTCATTTGCGGATGCGCTCAATTAAGCGATCAATAAGCGTCCAAGTCCAAAGCACAAGGGCTACTAACAATGCGATGTCTAGGTGCCTAGATGACGAAAGCTGGCTGTAATTAGAAACGTAATGGCGATGATCGCAATTAAGACATTAAGGATGACCTTTGACATTTGTATTGGGAAATGATATGATTTTTATTGTAGAAGCCCTTCCCGAAAGTTGGGCTTCCGTTTGTGGTTATTTGTGACGTTTCTTCTTTGATCGTCGCTTTTTATTTTTCTTTTTTCTATCCAAGATAAATCTTGATGCTGGCGTTGCCGCCGCCATGCTCATGATTTTCTCGACGATATCGAGTATTTTTATCATCTCCCTTTGTTCGTCTCCTTTTATTATACCTAATCTATTTACCTTAGTAAATAGATTTTATAAAAAATTTTTTCTTTTTATAAAAATAAAACGACATTCAGACGATTTAAACTTTTTTCACCCGCTCTTTTTGACGCTCTAAAAAAGCATATTCCATGCTTTCAGTCCGACGATTCCGTGTGCAACAAGCCCTTTCCGCTCTTGATACGCTTTTACCGCAGCCTCAGTTTGTTTACCGAAGATGCCGTCTCTCTTGATTGTTAGCTCTCGTTGGACTCTCTCAACACCTTTTCCACGTGATCCAATTTTCATGAATTGCCGGGATAGGTTCATGTAGTTGATTACGTCCATTTTAAACTCCATGGAGTAATTTGTATACATTTTTTGAAATGCTTCGGATCCATGTTCTCTGTACTTCATCACCCATTTTTTTAACATCGATACACTGACATTATGCTTTTGTGCGGTTACCTGAAAGGAATCTCCCCCTTCAAGATAAGCCCTCACCGCAGCTAATTTTGTTTCTAAACTGTATTTAGTCATATAAAAACTGCACCTCCAATGGTTAATTGTGTCTAACAATTGGGGTGCAGTTCAAAGACTGGTCCTTTTTCTTTCGTGAAATATCAACACTAATATTTAATTTTAAATTTCGCCATTGCTTTATCCATGCTATCTTGATTTACACCAATGTAACCAAAGGTTATGCCAAAAGCTCCTGGAGCATGGCTACGTAAATGCCCGTGATTTGATGCGATAATACTTACGCTCGCTCATGCCGAAATCATTATAAATTTCGTAATCATATACACCGTCTTCCGTCATACAACGCCGGATAAAGATCGCACGTTCCCAAAATCCTTTTTGCTGTTCATGCCCAAATCAAAAGCTACTGCACGCTTTCACCGTCCGTGTTAACAAAATGCCAAACTGATTCATCATTTTTTTATTACCTGTACTACTTGCCTTATAACAGGCTCGCTATGTTTTACATAGGATGTACT contains:
- a CDS encoding protein prkA, giving the protein MHADPLHLIPHHLRDDFYKEYGIRIEGDLSPLNMMRLEKEYGGRIEDVMVERIFFSENKRVGIGTFSPSDPKSQDIADLTGSIDFSTIAQYGSESDPRAYRFDGELNKANRGIMEFQEMLKCDEKFLWHLLSLTQEGNFKAGRFALISADELIIAHTNETEYRSFIANKKNEALHSRIIVMPIPYNLRVSEEERIYEKMIRESDVADVHIAPHTLRIAAMFTILTRLKESKRPDVDLIKKMRLYDGEMVEGFNEVDVEELRKEHPDEGMSGIDPRYVINRISSCIIRKEVPSINALDVLRSLKEGLDQHPSISKEDKERYLNFISLVRKEYDEIAKQEVQKAFVYSYEESAKTLMDNYLDNVEAYCNKTKLRDPLTGEEMNPDEKLMRSIEEQIGISENAKKAFREEILIRISAYARKGQKFDYNSHERLREAIQKKLFADLKDIVKITTSTKTPDEQQLKKINEVVARLIDEYGYNSTSANELLRYVGSLLNR
- a CDS encoding L,D-transpeptidase — protein: MARWIDISTSKHQLKLYDGNKLIKVYPIAVGKMLTPTPSGVYTIINKQRNPGGAFGVLWMGLSKPHYGIHGTNNPSSIGKNVSHGCIRMYNRDVMELSSMVPIGTRVSIHK
- a CDS encoding S8 family peptidase, with the protein product MKFKAIVSLSLAVSMSLFPFLVEAASNDGVESPKTVSEINVSHEKGAYVQGEVIVQFKEQVNAEEKAKALKEVGATAVPDNDRVKSKFNVLKVGNVEAVVKALNNNPLVEYAEPNYLFNAAWTPNDTYYQGYQYGPQNTYTDYAWDVTKGSSGQEIAVIDTGVDYTHPDLDGKVIKGYDFVDNDYDPMDLNNHGTHVAGIAAAETNNATGIAGMAPNTRILAVRALDRNGSGTLSDIADAIIYAADSGAEVINLSLGCDCHTTTLENAVNYAWNKGSVVVAAAGNNGSSTTFEPASYENVIAVGAVDQYDRLASFSNYGTWVDVVAPGVDIVSTITGNRYAYMSGTSMASPHVAGLAALLASQGRNNIEIRQAIEQTADKISGTGTYFKYGRINSYNAVTY
- a CDS encoding helix-turn-helix domain-containing protein, which produces MQYHLNSRQEVEDFIRNEVLTTSEVKEILNVTRQRLHALVSAEKLKPIKRLKSESLFLRTDIERLQAELRKARKKYRPYE
- a CDS encoding helix-turn-helix domain-containing protein, which produces MTKYSLETKLAAVRAYLEGGDSFQVTAQKHNVSVSMLKKWVMKYREHGSEAFQKMYTNYSMEFKMDVINYMNLSRQFMKIGSRGKGVERVQRELTIKRDGIFGKQTEAAVKAYQERKGLVAHGIVGLKAWNMLF